One Aneurinibacillus migulanus genomic region harbors:
- a CDS encoding FAD-linked oxidase C-terminal domain-containing protein: protein MKTTKDPLIGELSAIVGSDAVLFQPEDLLAYECDAYTIHRGMPRAVIFPKTTEEVAAIVKHLHGMRIPFLPRGAGTGLSGGAIPLGGEVIISLVRMKKLLHVDIENRIAVVQPGFVNLKLTHSISDKGYYYAPDPSSQYACTIGGNVAENAGGAHCLKYGVTTNHVLGLEVVLPNGEVIELGGAPDIPGYDLLGFMTGSEGTLGIVTKITVRILKNPEEKQTVLAYFDEVEDASYAVSDIIAAGIVPAALEMMDTVAIEGVECGTYPVGHPPGLRALLLIEVDGIAAGINEQIAEIVDVCKRRNVMDVRVAGDEEERGRWWANRKTAFAAMGTISPDYLVQDGVIPRSRLPEVLDSIRRISETSGLRIANVFHAGDGNLHPLILFDARKPGETDMAVEVGSAVLKVCADVGGTITGEHGVGIEKREEMRYICTDEEIEAQTRIRAVFNPHNLLNADKLFPKPSRCAEMKRIESDR, encoded by the coding sequence ATGAAAACAACCAAGGACCCATTGATCGGAGAGCTGTCTGCAATCGTAGGGAGTGATGCGGTATTATTCCAGCCGGAAGATTTGCTGGCTTATGAGTGCGATGCGTATACGATTCATCGTGGAATGCCGCGTGCCGTCATTTTTCCGAAGACAACGGAAGAGGTGGCGGCTATAGTAAAGCATTTGCATGGGATGCGTATTCCATTTTTACCGCGGGGCGCAGGTACAGGGCTTAGTGGTGGAGCGATTCCGCTCGGTGGCGAAGTGATTATCAGTCTGGTGCGGATGAAAAAGCTGCTTCATGTGGATATAGAGAATCGAATTGCGGTCGTCCAGCCCGGTTTTGTCAATCTGAAGCTAACACACTCGATTTCAGATAAGGGATATTATTATGCGCCTGATCCGTCCAGCCAGTATGCCTGTACAATTGGGGGCAATGTGGCAGAAAATGCAGGAGGTGCCCATTGCTTAAAATACGGCGTGACTACCAACCATGTCCTTGGCCTAGAGGTTGTCCTTCCAAATGGAGAAGTTATAGAGCTTGGCGGTGCGCCGGATATACCGGGATACGATTTGCTCGGTTTTATGACTGGCTCGGAGGGCACGCTCGGTATTGTAACGAAGATTACGGTACGTATTTTAAAGAATCCGGAAGAAAAACAGACAGTGCTCGCCTATTTTGATGAGGTAGAAGACGCCAGTTACGCGGTTTCGGATATTATCGCCGCAGGTATTGTTCCGGCAGCGCTTGAAATGATGGATACAGTAGCAATTGAAGGTGTGGAATGCGGTACGTATCCGGTCGGTCATCCGCCTGGTCTTCGTGCGTTGTTGCTCATCGAAGTAGACGGAATCGCTGCCGGTATTAATGAGCAAATTGCTGAAATTGTTGATGTATGCAAGCGGAGAAACGTAATGGATGTGCGGGTTGCGGGAGATGAAGAAGAACGGGGACGGTGGTGGGCAAACCGTAAAACAGCATTCGCTGCGATGGGAACAATCTCTCCTGACTATCTTGTTCAGGACGGCGTGATTCCGCGCAGCCGCCTGCCGGAAGTGCTTGATAGTATCAGGCGGATCAGTGAAACATCCGGTCTGCGTATCGCTAATGTATTTCATGCGGGAGACGGCAATCTTCATCCATTGATTTTGTTTGACGCCCGTAAACCGGGGGAGACGGACATGGCTGTAGAGGTCGGATCGGCCGTCCTTAAAGTGTGTGCTGATGTTGGCGGCACGATTACAGGTGAACATGGTGTCGGGATTGAGAAACGGGAAGAAATGCGGTATATATGTACAGACGAAGAAATCGAAGCGCAGACCCGGATTCGTGCAGTGTTTAATCCTCATAACTTATTGAATGCGGATAAGCTGTTTCCAAAGCCTAGTCGGTGTGCCGAGATGAAAAGGATAGAATCCGATCGCTAA
- a CDS encoding pyridoxal-phosphate-dependent aminotransferase family protein, protein MFKELNPPSRVLMGPGPSDVHPRVLKAMATPLIGHLDPSFLQIMNETMELMRTVFETKNELTLAMSGTGSSGMETVFVNLLEPGDKVVIGVNGLFGERMVDVAERCGAEVIRIEASWGDIIRPEQVEEVLQEHAGVKAVAVVHAETSTGALQPLSEISQLVHEHEALLIVDAVTSLGGVKVGIDENEVDACYSGTQKCISAPPGLSPVTFSRRAAEAMAKRKSKVQSWYLDLSMIQNYWGQERFYHHTAPISMNYALREALRIVMEEGLENTWERHWKLGRALQSGLEGMGLSLHVAENIRLPQLTSVYIPDGVEDTLVRKQLLEQYGIEIGGGLGALKGKVWRVGLMGFSCQPRNVLLFLAALEEVLAQQGAHVRRGEGRTIAAEIIQK, encoded by the coding sequence ATGTTCAAAGAATTGAATCCTCCAAGCCGTGTATTGATGGGACCGGGACCTAGTGATGTTCATCCCCGTGTACTGAAAGCGATGGCGACGCCGCTCATCGGGCATCTGGATCCGAGCTTTTTGCAAATTATGAATGAAACGATGGAATTAATGCGAACTGTATTCGAGACGAAAAACGAACTGACGCTTGCGATGTCCGGAACAGGTAGTTCGGGTATGGAGACAGTGTTCGTCAACCTGCTTGAGCCAGGCGATAAAGTCGTCATTGGTGTGAATGGCCTGTTCGGCGAGCGTATGGTGGATGTGGCTGAACGCTGTGGAGCAGAGGTTATTCGAATCGAAGCCTCATGGGGAGATATCATTCGGCCAGAGCAAGTAGAAGAAGTGTTACAGGAGCATGCTGGAGTGAAGGCCGTGGCAGTCGTACACGCCGAAACATCGACCGGGGCACTGCAGCCTCTCTCTGAAATTTCCCAGCTGGTCCATGAGCATGAAGCACTCTTAATCGTGGATGCGGTCACATCGCTTGGTGGCGTGAAGGTCGGCATTGATGAGAATGAAGTGGATGCATGCTATAGCGGCACGCAAAAATGCATAAGCGCACCCCCAGGATTGTCTCCTGTCACATTCAGCAGACGTGCAGCAGAGGCGATGGCGAAGCGCAAATCCAAAGTACAGAGTTGGTATCTTGATCTATCCATGATTCAAAACTACTGGGGACAAGAACGCTTCTATCACCACACAGCACCGATTAGCATGAATTATGCTTTGCGGGAGGCTCTCCGTATTGTAATGGAAGAAGGACTGGAAAATACGTGGGAACGTCATTGGAAGTTGGGTCGCGCCCTGCAGTCTGGCCTGGAAGGAATGGGCTTGTCCTTGCATGTAGCCGAGAATATTCGCCTGCCGCAGCTGACCTCTGTATATATTCCGGATGGGGTTGAAGATACGCTGGTGCGTAAGCAGCTGCTCGAACAGTACGGCATCGAAATCGGTGGTGGACTGGGTGCATTAAAAGGAAAAGTATGGCGCGTCGGTCTTATGGGGTTCTCTTGCCAGCCACGCAATGTGCTTCTATTCCTTGCAGCGCTTGAAGAAGTACTGGCACAACAGGGGGCTCATGTACGTAGAGGAGAAGGTCGCACTATTGCAGCGGAGATTATACAGAAGTAA
- a CDS encoding DUF2325 domain-containing protein yields the protein MKTIAVIGGSQKQTLEKLARKQGCGIIFHSGKTGKKREKEFLPILRKADCVVVMAGALSHPSMWTVREVAEKLGKPIVYHQGFGATGALKKGVALID from the coding sequence ATGAAGACGATTGCAGTGATTGGAGGAAGTCAGAAGCAAACCCTGGAGAAATTGGCCCGCAAACAAGGATGCGGCATCATTTTTCATAGCGGAAAAACGGGAAAAAAGCGCGAAAAAGAATTTCTTCCTATTTTGCGAAAAGCGGATTGTGTTGTCGTAATGGCCGGAGCACTTAGTCACCCAAGTATGTGGACAGTACGTGAAGTCGCGGAAAAACTCGGAAAGCCTATCGTATATCATCAAGGATTCGGCGCTACAGGCGCATTAAAAAAAGGAGTGGCACTGATTGACTAA
- the fbpA gene encoding Fur-regulated basic protein FbpA, translated as MNGIRETLQEKLIEQGIFKIGDRHFYECSFDELVRYYRRHAKETEEWQTVKSARYEMSGEKYKKSRNMF; from the coding sequence ATGAATGGAATAAGAGAAACCTTACAGGAAAAATTAATTGAACAAGGTATTTTCAAAATTGGCGACCGCCATTTTTACGAGTGTTCGTTTGATGAGCTTGTTCGATACTATCGAAGACACGCGAAAGAAACGGAGGAGTGGCAAACGGTGAAGAGCGCGAGGTATGAAATGAGCGGAGAAAAATATAAAAAATCAAGAAACATGTTTTAG
- a CDS encoding amino acid permease, whose translation MGEQKLQKKLKTRHLTMISLGGIIGAGLFVGSGAVINQTGPGAVVSYAIAGLLIVLVMRMLGEMAIQNPDSGSFSTYAQQSIGSWAGYTIGWLYWFFWVIVIAIEATAGGAILNGWIPGVPIWAWSLILTFLLTLTNVYSVKSFGEFEYWFAMIKIVAISLFILLGLAIIFGFVPGIPSPGLSNLIGHGGFMPKGGGAIFVGIVTVIFSFFGAEIAAIAAGESENPEKSVVIAIKSVVWRILLFFIGSVAVLVTLLPWDAGELLESPYVTMLSMVGIPGAAEIMNVVVLVAVLSCLNSALYTNSRMLYSLAQKGSAPRALLKISKGGVPVRAVWASTFFAYVCAIFNFISPDKLFLFLVNASGAIALLVYLVIAISHLRMRKKIEGENPGSLKFKMWLFPYLTYVTIAAMITILVAMAFIPGMRSQFFLSMLLTVLVIGSYFVFKPKVDEKREHE comes from the coding sequence ATGGGAGAACAGAAACTACAAAAAAAGCTAAAGACTAGACATCTTACTATGATTTCTCTCGGAGGGATTATCGGAGCCGGGTTATTCGTTGGAAGCGGCGCTGTTATTAATCAGACAGGTCCCGGGGCTGTTGTTTCTTACGCGATAGCCGGACTTTTAATTGTATTGGTTATGCGCATGCTCGGAGAGATGGCCATCCAGAATCCTGACAGCGGCTCATTTTCCACCTATGCACAGCAATCAATCGGTTCTTGGGCTGGTTATACGATCGGATGGCTGTACTGGTTCTTCTGGGTTATTGTAATAGCCATTGAAGCGACTGCCGGCGGAGCGATTTTGAATGGGTGGATTCCAGGAGTTCCGATCTGGGCATGGAGTTTAATACTCACTTTTTTGTTGACGCTTACAAACGTATATTCAGTTAAATCATTTGGGGAATTTGAATATTGGTTTGCTATGATTAAAATTGTAGCTATCTCGTTGTTTATTCTTTTAGGTTTGGCTATTATTTTCGGTTTTGTTCCAGGGATTCCGTCTCCCGGTCTTTCCAATTTAATTGGACATGGTGGCTTTATGCCGAAAGGCGGGGGTGCTATTTTCGTTGGAATCGTTACGGTTATTTTTTCTTTCTTTGGAGCGGAAATCGCTGCTATTGCGGCAGGTGAATCAGAAAATCCAGAAAAATCGGTTGTTATTGCTATTAAAAGCGTTGTTTGGCGTATTCTACTTTTCTTTATCGGATCAGTGGCAGTTCTCGTTACATTGCTTCCATGGGATGCGGGTGAACTGCTGGAGAGTCCATATGTTACCATGCTTAGTATGGTAGGGATTCCAGGTGCGGCGGAGATCATGAATGTTGTCGTATTGGTAGCGGTTCTATCCTGCCTAAACTCGGCTTTGTATACGAATTCACGTATGTTATATTCGCTGGCCCAGAAAGGGAGCGCGCCGCGTGCGCTGCTGAAAATCAGTAAGGGTGGAGTGCCGGTACGGGCGGTATGGGCCAGCACATTTTTCGCTTATGTGTGCGCTATTTTCAACTTCATCTCGCCGGACAAGCTGTTCTTGTTCCTTGTAAACGCGTCTGGTGCAATTGCTCTTTTGGTATATCTTGTTATTGCGATCTCACATTTGCGGATGCGGAAAAAAATAGAGGGGGAGAACCCTGGTTCGCTGAAGTTCAAAATGTGGCTGTTTCCTTATCTGACCTATGTAACAATTGCTGCGATGATAACGATTTTAGTCGCTATGGCGTTCATTCCAGGTATGCGTTCACAGTTCTTCTTGTCCATGCTACTAACCGTTCTGGTCATCGGCTCATATTTCGTGTTTAAACCGAAAGTGGACGAAAAGCGGGAGCATGAGTAA
- a CDS encoding STAS domain-containing protein codes for METIQNIADYLLEQNEHIAAEIFAKATEEVETLYTQDEFTKRTAFIADFILFFGHYLRDGEQAASYHNLIEKSRLLGKIEAQTGKRISDCMPLYSIIRTLFTESILSDDRFSLTKEEILAFGAKFHAFFDVFLRETVQAFNDFKDILLKTVREELNELSAPIVPIDKGIAILPLIGAIDSHRARYILEKGILRVVDLKIQYLIIDFSGLQTIDTLVADYLFKIENVLRLLGIEAVVTGIRPAIAKTAIDIGIDLSSIKAYGTVQQALEGINH; via the coding sequence TTGGAAACTATTCAAAATATAGCTGATTATCTTCTTGAACAAAATGAACACATCGCCGCTGAAATTTTTGCTAAGGCCACTGAAGAAGTAGAAACGCTCTATACACAGGATGAATTCACCAAACGGACGGCTTTCATCGCTGACTTTATTTTGTTTTTCGGTCACTATCTTCGTGACGGTGAACAGGCTGCTTCCTATCATAACCTTATCGAAAAAAGCCGCTTACTAGGTAAAATCGAAGCGCAGACAGGCAAAAGAATAAGCGACTGTATGCCACTGTATTCCATTATCCGTACACTTTTTACTGAAAGCATTCTCTCGGACGATCGTTTCTCTCTCACTAAAGAAGAGATCTTAGCTTTCGGAGCAAAGTTTCATGCGTTCTTTGACGTATTTCTCCGCGAAACCGTCCAGGCATTCAACGATTTTAAAGACATTTTGTTAAAAACCGTCCGCGAAGAATTAAATGAATTATCGGCGCCTATTGTTCCTATCGACAAGGGAATTGCAATCCTTCCTCTTATCGGCGCAATCGATTCACACCGGGCTAGATATATTCTGGAAAAGGGAATTCTCCGGGTCGTTGATTTGAAAATCCAGTATTTAATCATCGATTTCTCCGGCCTGCAAACAATTGATACTCTTGTAGCAGACTATTTATTCAAAATCGAAAACGTACTGCGGCTGCTAGGAATCGAGGCGGTGGTTACAGGAATCCGACCGGCGATTGCCAAAACAGCAATCGATATCGGGATCGACTTATCTTCCATTAAAGCGTATGGAACAGTACAACAAGCGTTAGAAGGCATTAATCATTAG
- a CDS encoding NAD(P)H-dependent flavin oxidoreductase — translation MTKHRLQTELCRQLGITYPVIQAGMAGGPTTAEMVAGVSRAGGLGTLGAAYMEPEAIRETVRATRQLTDRPFGVNLFTADMTDDVSRVQEVQRMLNPIRDELGIEAGKEELYTPNKFVEQFQVLLEEEVPIISTAFGTLPDDAMREAKAAHRIVITMITTVEEAKLAEEKGSDILVAQGSDAGGHRGTFDIGRHPYGANIGTFSLVPQVADHVRIPVVAAGGIMDGRGLVAALALGAQGVQMGTRFLTAAESGAHPAYRKALLASSEEDTVITKAFSGRPARGIRNAFIDHVESSGVKPLPFPTQNTATGDIRRAAAAQNDSRYLSLWAGQATRLLTDGEHAEAIVEQVIKQAKEWME, via the coding sequence ATGACAAAGCATAGGCTTCAAACTGAATTATGCCGACAATTGGGCATTACATATCCTGTCATTCAAGCTGGAATGGCAGGAGGGCCGACAACGGCAGAGATGGTGGCTGGCGTATCGAGAGCCGGGGGATTGGGTACGCTTGGAGCCGCGTATATGGAGCCGGAAGCGATTCGGGAAACGGTACGAGCCACCCGACAGCTAACCGATCGCCCGTTCGGCGTAAATTTGTTTACGGCTGATATGACTGATGACGTATCACGCGTTCAGGAAGTGCAGCGAATGCTGAACCCGATACGGGATGAACTAGGCATCGAAGCTGGAAAAGAAGAGCTATATACGCCGAACAAATTTGTGGAACAGTTCCAAGTGTTGCTTGAAGAAGAAGTACCGATTATTAGCACTGCCTTTGGCACATTGCCGGATGATGCCATGCGTGAAGCTAAGGCGGCACATCGCATCGTAATTACGATGATTACAACAGTGGAGGAAGCGAAGCTTGCGGAAGAGAAAGGAAGCGATATTCTTGTCGCCCAGGGAAGCGATGCCGGGGGACACAGAGGAACGTTTGATATCGGACGTCATCCATACGGTGCCAATATCGGTACGTTTTCGCTTGTTCCACAGGTAGCCGATCACGTGCGTATTCCAGTCGTGGCAGCTGGGGGAATTATGGATGGGAGAGGATTGGTCGCTGCGCTTGCGCTTGGAGCGCAGGGCGTACAGATGGGCACTCGTTTTTTAACAGCGGCGGAGTCAGGCGCTCATCCCGCATATCGGAAGGCGCTGTTAGCTAGTTCAGAGGAAGATACGGTTATTACAAAAGCTTTCTCGGGGCGTCCGGCGCGAGGGATTCGTAATGCCTTCATTGACCACGTAGAATCTTCAGGGGTAAAGCCGTTACCTTTTCCTACTCAGAATACTGCAACAGGTGATATTCGCCGAGCAGCCGCAGCACAGAATGATTCACGGTATCTGTCATTATGGGCTGGACAAGCGACTCGCTTACTGACGGATGGCGAGCACGCGGAAGCGATTGTTGAACAAGTTATTAAGCAAGCGAAAGAATGGATGGAATAG
- a CDS encoding OmpA family protein, which translates to MYPLVERIGAIMIVCSLAFSLSACTGKEKDTTAAQGEPITPGKPIEPGAPITPGKPIEPGTPITPGKPISISIDNPDVKVTPEKDRVTLQLPNKLLFDYDSDTLRPEAEKLLEQIGDELKKIGKANVEIQGYTDSQGSEQYNLALSDRRAKAVEHHLAAIAGLGGITLSTRGLGETNPAAPNDTEEHREQNRRVEIIIQPIIQ; encoded by the coding sequence ATGTATCCGTTAGTCGAGAGAATAGGAGCGATAATGATTGTCTGTAGCCTCGCCTTTTCTCTATCCGCCTGTACTGGAAAAGAAAAAGATACGACAGCCGCACAGGGTGAGCCAATTACACCGGGTAAACCGATTGAGCCTGGCGCTCCGATTACGCCGGGTAAACCGATTGAGCCGGGTACTCCCATTACACCAGGCAAGCCGATTAGCATTTCCATCGATAATCCAGATGTAAAAGTGACACCAGAAAAGGACCGGGTTACACTCCAACTCCCAAATAAGTTACTGTTTGATTATGACAGCGACACTTTGCGTCCTGAAGCCGAAAAACTACTTGAACAAATCGGAGACGAACTCAAAAAAATAGGCAAAGCGAATGTAGAAATTCAAGGTTATACCGATAGCCAGGGAAGCGAACAATACAATTTGGCTCTATCGGACAGACGAGCTAAGGCTGTAGAACATCATCTTGCCGCAATAGCAGGACTTGGGGGCATTACTCTTTCGACAAGGGGGCTTGGGGAAACAAATCCAGCCGCCCCGAATGATACAGAAGAACATCGTGAACAGAACCGGCGTGTGGAAATTATTATACAGCCCATTATACAGTAA
- a CDS encoding NCS2 family permease: MENFFKLKENGTNARTEFVAGITTFLTMVYIVVVNPAILSSAGVPFDQVFMATVIAATIGTLCMALFAKYPIAIAPGMGMNAYFASVVATHGISYQTVFGAVFLAGVIFLLLTFTSLREALIQSIPASLKYGITSGIGLFIAFMGLKMSGIVVPNESTMVSFGDLHQPVALLSLAGLFITLILIAKRVHGALFIGMGVTALIGYFTGLLKFDGIVSLPPAPVLFDMDVSGVFSHGLYTIVFAFLLVTIFDTTGTMIGVAEQANLMQDGKLPRAKSALMADAVATTVGATLGTTPSSAYIESSAGVAAGGRTGLTSLVVAVLFLVSIFFSPAIAAISSLPAITAPVLIIVGCFMMEGLARIDWKTFDEAFPAFAIILTMPLTSSIATGIATGFITYPLMKLVSGKGKEVHPLLYVFGVIFILQMIYFPAH, encoded by the coding sequence ATGGAGAATTTTTTTAAGCTAAAAGAAAACGGAACAAATGCACGGACAGAATTCGTTGCCGGAATTACCACATTTCTGACTATGGTCTATATCGTGGTTGTCAATCCTGCAATTCTATCCTCAGCCGGTGTTCCATTCGACCAAGTATTCATGGCTACCGTCATCGCGGCTACGATAGGTACACTATGTATGGCTCTCTTCGCCAAATACCCTATTGCTATCGCTCCCGGCATGGGAATGAACGCTTATTTCGCAAGCGTCGTCGCAACGCACGGTATTTCCTATCAAACCGTGTTCGGTGCCGTATTTCTAGCCGGTGTTATTTTTCTACTGCTCACCTTCACCTCGCTAAGGGAAGCATTGATTCAATCAATTCCTGCTTCGTTGAAATACGGAATTACATCGGGGATCGGTCTTTTTATCGCATTTATGGGCTTGAAAATGTCAGGCATTGTTGTACCTAACGAATCTACGATGGTATCGTTCGGCGATTTGCACCAGCCTGTTGCGTTGCTTTCACTAGCTGGTCTGTTCATTACGCTTATACTTATCGCCAAAAGAGTACATGGGGCTTTATTCATTGGTATGGGGGTTACTGCACTTATCGGATATTTTACGGGTTTGTTGAAGTTTGACGGAATCGTGTCTTTACCACCTGCTCCCGTATTATTTGATATGGATGTTAGTGGTGTCTTCTCTCATGGGTTATACACTATCGTATTCGCTTTTCTTCTCGTAACAATTTTCGATACAACAGGCACAATGATTGGAGTAGCCGAACAAGCCAACCTGATGCAGGACGGCAAGCTTCCACGGGCTAAATCGGCTCTGATGGCCGATGCTGTAGCTACTACAGTCGGAGCAACGCTTGGTACTACTCCATCAAGCGCATATATTGAATCTTCTGCCGGGGTCGCGGCTGGTGGAAGAACCGGGTTGACTTCGCTCGTTGTCGCGGTTCTCTTCCTCGTATCCATTTTCTTTTCTCCAGCCATCGCCGCCATTTCGTCTCTGCCGGCTATTACGGCACCTGTACTTATTATTGTCGGCTGCTTCATGATGGAAGGATTGGCACGAATCGACTGGAAAACGTTTGACGAGGCATTTCCTGCCTTCGCTATTATTCTTACCATGCCGCTGACGTCAAGTATCGCCACAGGCATCGCAACTGGCTTTATTACGTATCCATTAATGAAACTCGTCAGCGGAAAAGGAAAGGAAGTTCATCCTCTGCTTTATGTTTTCGGTGTGATTTTTATTCTTCAAATGATTTATTTTCCGGCACATTAA
- a CDS encoding TIGR04053 family radical SAM/SPASM domain-containing protein: MSTEAFDRAPFIVIWEVTRACELKCLHCRAEAQPRADPCQLTTEEGFRLLEQIKEFGSPVVVFTGGDPLMRADLFELIRYGVGLGLRISMTPSATPHVTKENMRRAREAGLSRWAFSIDGSTASIHDAFRGFSGSYEETLRAVEYLHELNLPVQINTTVSRYNVHDLDNLAVLVRDLKAVLWSVFFLVPTGRGRMEDMISPEEHERVFHWLYDLSKTVPFDIKTTAAQHYRRVILQRRKQDGEHASPSRMAGVVSTAQSKDGIGRSFAGVNDGNGFVFISHLGDVQPSGFLPVVAGNVREASLVEMYRNSSIFQALRNPDAYSGKCGVCPYRKVCGGSRARAYAVTGDYLASEPFCTFIPPGYSAHA; this comes from the coding sequence ATGAGTACAGAGGCATTTGACCGGGCTCCTTTTATTGTTATCTGGGAAGTTACGCGTGCATGTGAGCTGAAGTGTCTGCATTGTAGGGCTGAGGCACAGCCTAGAGCCGATCCGTGCCAGTTGACGACGGAAGAAGGTTTTCGGTTGCTTGAGCAGATAAAGGAATTTGGAAGTCCGGTGGTTGTGTTTACGGGAGGAGATCCACTGATGCGGGCCGATTTATTCGAATTGATACGCTATGGAGTTGGACTAGGTCTGCGTATTTCCATGACACCGAGTGCTACGCCGCATGTAACGAAGGAGAATATGCGGCGTGCAAGAGAGGCGGGACTGTCTCGCTGGGCCTTCTCCATTGACGGTTCAACGGCGTCGATCCATGATGCATTCCGTGGTTTTTCCGGTTCATATGAAGAGACGCTGAGGGCGGTAGAATACTTACACGAGCTTAATCTTCCGGTACAAATTAACACAACGGTAAGTCGTTATAACGTGCATGATTTGGACAACCTTGCAGTGCTTGTCCGGGATTTGAAAGCGGTGCTCTGGAGCGTGTTTTTTCTTGTTCCGACAGGCAGAGGAAGAATGGAGGATATGATTAGTCCGGAGGAGCATGAGCGGGTGTTTCACTGGCTGTATGATCTTTCCAAAACAGTACCATTTGATATTAAGACAACGGCTGCCCAGCATTACCGACGGGTCATACTACAGCGAAGAAAGCAGGATGGAGAGCATGCTTCGCCAAGCCGTATGGCAGGCGTCGTTTCGACAGCACAGTCAAAAGACGGCATTGGCCGTTCCTTTGCCGGTGTGAATGATGGGAACGGATTCGTCTTTATTTCGCACCTGGGTGATGTGCAGCCTAGTGGATTTTTACCTGTAGTCGCCGGAAATGTTCGGGAAGCTTCACTGGTTGAAATGTATCGTAATTCGTCGATATTCCAGGCATTACGCAATCCGGACGCATATAGCGGTAAATGTGGTGTGTGCCCGTACCGTAAAGTATGCGGCGGTTCCCGTGCAAGAGCCTATGCAGTGACAGGTGATTATTTGGCCAGTGAACCGTTTTGCACATTCATTCCGCCCGGGTATTCTGCGCATGCATAA
- a CDS encoding YwiC-like family protein: MRPLIPKQHGAWAMLIVPFWLGVAASTFCFGHLLLFIGWFFLYLTSYAVLMLVKGKKTGLYRRWTAIYFSLAGLFIFIPVWQQPKLIGFGLLLLPFFAVSVYYSAKNRDRALINDISAIFVFSFAGAASYFYGANRLDEISLFIVFICFLFFLGSALYVKTMIREKNNPAYRNVSWGYHGVIVFVWLLFGEWLVCLAFLPSLFRAYAFYGRKLSILQVGVYEIANSVLFFFIITVAFSTVL, from the coding sequence ATGAGACCGTTGATTCCTAAGCAGCACGGTGCCTGGGCGATGCTCATTGTTCCGTTTTGGCTTGGCGTAGCGGCTTCCACGTTTTGTTTTGGGCATCTTCTTCTTTTCATTGGTTGGTTTTTTCTTTATCTTACTTCGTATGCTGTTTTAATGCTGGTTAAGGGTAAGAAAACAGGTTTGTACAGAAGATGGACAGCCATTTATTTTAGTCTTGCCGGTCTGTTTATCTTCATTCCGGTGTGGCAGCAGCCAAAGCTAATCGGATTCGGACTACTCCTGTTGCCATTTTTTGCGGTAAGCGTATATTATTCCGCAAAAAACCGGGACCGAGCGCTTATCAATGATATAAGTGCGATTTTTGTATTCTCGTTCGCAGGGGCTGCCAGCTATTTTTATGGTGCAAACCGATTGGATGAAATCAGTCTGTTCATCGTTTTCATTTGTTTCTTATTCTTCCTGGGGAGTGCCTTGTACGTAAAAACAATGATTCGAGAGAAAAATAATCCAGCATACCGCAATGTGTCGTGGGGATACCACGGTGTCATTGTATTTGTGTGGCTGTTGTTTGGCGAATGGCTTGTATGTTTGGCATTTTTACCGAGTCTCTTTCGGGCATATGCTTTTTATGGCCGAAAATTGTCAATACTGCAGGTTGGTGTCTATGAGATTGCCAATTCCGTATTATTTTTCTTCATAATAACGGTGGCTTTCTCTACGGTACTGTAG